A section of the Corynebacterium auris genome encodes:
- the ctaC gene encoding aa3-type cytochrome oxidase subunit II, with the protein MDKVNNRSFAKKAGAAGALLLGGLTLSGCEVAPPDALARVLDMGWPNPVTPEGTQVYNFWVWVWLVAWIVGIIMWVLFLVAIFKWNAKAQAKKTNDEFPKQLQYNVPLELVLTIIPIVIVFVLFFFTVQAQTAVTARDKDPEVTVDVTAFQWNWKFGYAEVGPNLAPNGQPYVGTDSERQALAEETKYDPEGVKNANPIHGASAGDLSYLNFNEIETLGSTDEIPVLVLPTDTPIEFRLASSDVSHAFWVPEFLFKRDAYAHPENNQQERAFQIEKIDREGAFVGRCAEMCGTYHAMMNFEVRAVSQDDFRDYIEFRINNPEATNAEALQSIGQEPYATSTRPFNSDRTGTRDGENYTDPNANV; encoded by the coding sequence GTGGACAAGGTGAACAACCGCAGCTTTGCCAAAAAGGCCGGCGCCGCGGGCGCACTGTTGCTCGGGGGCCTTACCCTCTCGGGCTGTGAGGTCGCCCCGCCGGACGCCCTGGCGCGCGTGCTGGACATGGGCTGGCCTAACCCGGTGACCCCGGAAGGTACCCAGGTGTACAACTTCTGGGTGTGGGTCTGGCTGGTTGCCTGGATCGTCGGCATCATCATGTGGGTGCTGTTCCTGGTTGCCATCTTCAAGTGGAACGCCAAGGCGCAGGCGAAGAAGACCAACGACGAATTCCCGAAGCAGCTGCAGTACAACGTGCCGCTCGAGTTGGTGCTCACCATCATCCCGATCGTTATCGTCTTCGTCCTCTTTTTCTTCACTGTGCAGGCGCAGACCGCGGTCACAGCCCGCGACAAGGACCCGGAGGTGACTGTCGATGTCACCGCCTTCCAGTGGAACTGGAAGTTCGGCTACGCCGAGGTGGGCCCCAACCTGGCGCCGAATGGCCAGCCCTACGTTGGTACCGACTCCGAGCGCCAGGCTCTGGCGGAGGAGACCAAGTACGACCCGGAGGGCGTGAAGAACGCGAACCCGATCCACGGAGCCTCTGCCGGTGACCTCTCCTACCTGAACTTCAACGAGATCGAGACCCTCGGCTCGACCGACGAGATCCCGGTACTGGTCCTGCCGACCGATACGCCGATCGAGTTCCGACTTGCCTCGAGCGACGTCAGCCACGCCTTCTGGGTGCCGGAGTTCCTGTTCAAGCGCGACGCCTACGCCCACCCGGAAAACAACCAGCAGGAGCGCGCCTTCCAGATCGAGAAGATCGACAGGGAGGGAGCTTTCGTCGGGCGCTGCGCCGAGATGTGCGGCACCTACCACGCGATGATGAACTTCGAGGTCCGGGCGGTCTCCCAGGACGACTTCCGCGACTACATCGAGTTCCGCATCAACAACCCGGAGGCCACTAACGCCGAGGCCCTGCAGTCCATCGGCCAGGAGCCGTACGCGACCTCTACCCGCCCGTTCAACTCCGACCGCACGGGTACCCGCGACGGCGAGAACTACACCGACCCGAACGCCAACGTCTAA